GAGTGCTTGCGGATCTCGCCGAACAGCAGGTAGAGCGAGGTGTCCATGTCGCCGACGCCGATCGGCGAGTCCCTCGCCACGACGACCGCCTTGCGGTGCTCGGGGTCGAGCAGGGCGCGCGGGTCGAGAACGACCGTGCTGTGGTCGGTGCCGATGAAGGCGCCGGCCTCGATGGAGTAAGGGGTGTCGTGACCGGTGCGCAGGACGTCACCGGTGAACTGCGCAGCCTGGTCGCTGTAGTCGACGGCATAGGAGCGGATACGGGCGCCCGGTCCTTCGCGCAGCCGGAGTTCGTCGGCGAGTAGGGCGGTCAGCACGGTGGAGTCGATGCCGCCGGACAGCAGGCTGCACAGCGGGACGTCGGCCTCCAGCTGGCTGCGGGCGGCCGTGCCGACCAGTTCACGGATCCGCTCCACGGTCGTTTCCCGGTCGTCGTTGTGTACGTCGGCCTCCAGCTGCCAGTAGCGGCGCTCGCGGATGCCCTTCCGGTCCAGGACGAGCAGGCCACCGGGCTCGACCTCCCGCACCCCGGACCACACCGTCGGACCGGTGTTGAACAGCAGGCTGTACGCCTCCCGCAGACCGTCGGCGTCCACGCGGGGCCGTATCTCCGGGTGGGCGAACAGTGCCTTGGGCTCGGAGGCGAAGGCCAGACCACCGTCGACGACCGCCCAGAACAGCGGCTTGACGCCGAGCCGGTCGCGCACCAGCACCAGCCGCTGGGCACGCTCGTCCCAGACGGCGAAAGCGAACATGCCCTCCAGGTGGTCGGCGACGTCCTCGCCCCACTCCGCGTACGCACGCAGCACCACCTCGGTGTCGCTGCGCGTACGGAAGGCATGTCCTCGGCCGCGCAGCTCGGCCCGCAGCTCGTGGTGGTTGTAGACCTCGCCGCTGTAGCCGAGCACGAGGTCCGGCTCGTCGGGCCGGTCGGTCATCGGCTGCACCCCGCCTTCGAGATCGATGACGGCCAGGCGGCGGTGACCGATCGCGGCCCGTTCGCCGAGCCAGACGCCGCCGGCATCGGGACCGCGTGGCGTGAGGGTGGCGGTCATGGCCTTGATGACGGGGGC
This Streptomyces decoyicus DNA region includes the following protein-coding sequences:
- the asnB gene encoding asparagine synthase (glutamine-hydrolyzing), with amino-acid sequence MCGITGWACFHGDARTQAPVIKAMTATLTPRGPDAGGVWLGERAAIGHRRLAVIDLEGGVQPMTDRPDEPDLVLGYSGEVYNHHELRAELRGRGHAFRTRSDTEVVLRAYAEWGEDVADHLEGMFAFAVWDERAQRLVLVRDRLGVKPLFWAVVDGGLAFASEPKALFAHPEIRPRVDADGLREAYSLLFNTGPTVWSGVREVEPGGLLVLDRKGIRERRYWQLEADVHNDDRETTVERIRELVGTAARSQLEADVPLCSLLSGGIDSTVLTALLADELRLREGPGARIRSYAVDYSDQAAQFTGDVLRTGHDTPYSIEAGAFIGTDHSTVVLDPRALLDPEHRKAVVVARDSPIGVGDMDTSLYLLFGEIRKHSTVALSGEAADEVFGGYPWFHNPKALAAETFPWLLVTGDEAAMPLNPELGLRIGEFRDDTYRSALAAVPHLDGETPTEHRQREMQHLSLTRWLRQLLHRKDRLSMAQGLEVRVPYCEHRLVEYAFTTPWALKSFDGREKSLLRAAGTGLAPDSVLHRPKNHYPATHHPDYNRGLQDMARDALSVDQVRALADETRIKPCLDTPPDQLEWGHRLRLERVVDLALWLDHYQPELAL